One Puntigrus tetrazona isolate hp1 chromosome 25, ASM1883169v1, whole genome shotgun sequence genomic window, TTTGCTAGAACATACAGTAGCCTATTTTATGATGTGCGACgtctcatcaaaaaaaaataaatctgacctgtataatgtatacaaaaatatttatatataaataattaaaaatgcatagttGTTAGGTAGAAAAAAGTAGCCTATCGTGTGGATACACTCGcattgaaaaaaagacaaacgaGGGCATAGGTCGTGCGATATAAATTATCAACTGTATCTGAATTATGAATAACCTTCATCTGGACGGCAGAGTCCCTATGGCTTTAATGCGGAATTGAAGGGAGAGGCTGCGCGTTCACGATCCTTCCCCTTCCACCGTGGAGGCGGGAGCGCGCGGCAGATTCTGTCCAAACTCGAGCGCGAGGAGAAAACAGCTCAGCTTCACGCGGACACTAAAATGCATCTTATGCCTTCTGCTGACCGAAACAGCAGAGATTTGCTGCATCATGCCTTGGGATAAAGCGACCTCTGAGCATTAAGTGTTGTTATTCTCACATCTCGTCAAAGTGTGGTGTTGACTGAAATCCGCGCGAGTGTTAGGAATATCACTTACAGGTAAggcaatgttaaaaaaaaaaaaaaaagttaaacttgtTATTAAGCGTGCGCGTTTTCAGAAAGCGGGCTGGGTAGAAACACGACTAAataaacggtaaaaaaaaaaaaaagtgcatttatcgTTAAAAAAAACTTCCAGCAGGCGACCGACTTGGTAAACAGTCGATGCAAATCTCGGAAAGTTTGAGACGTTCACAAAGCAAACGCgcttttattaaaagtgaaGAGCGCTGATTTCAGAACGCTGGACAGCAACGTGATCCGAGCGTTCCGTTGTCGAGCCGTTCGGGTAACGCGGCGATGTGCgtctttgtttgttgttttcatcTCATTAATCGTAATCAGTCgacaaaagcttaaaaaaagagacaagaaaaaagcatttgttaacttttcaaaataaatgtaatgtgctTTTTGTAATCACCCTCAGTGTGCAAAGCTTCATGTTACTTGTCTGTTCTTTGTAcatgaaaaatatagaaatcatTTGTACTAATCCGCACCTTGGCGTGTGCTTGGCAGGTGCTGAAAATGGCAACCAAATACCTGATGCTCATTGCCTTGGGACTGCGGTGATTGGCAGCGCATGCGCGTTGCCCAGAGCAGTGCAAATGCTCTGATAAATCAAACCACCAGTTAACTGATTGTGCCTACATAGGTCTTCTGGAAGTACCCGTGGGCTTGCTGTCCAATGTGACCACCCTGAGTCTTTTCGAACAAGATTAAAGTGCTGAAATCCAAAAACTTTAGAAACGTGACCCAGGTGACCTCTCTTTGGTTGGCTCACAATGAAATCGTCACTATCGATAGGGGGCACCTTCATCTCCATTGATTCATCTGAAAAATCTGGATATTAGCCACAACAAAATAGTGCATTTTCCATGGGAGGACTTGACCAATCTCACTGCCCTGCAGTTGTTGAAGATGAACAACAATGAGATGGTCAGTATCCCCAaaggatacttttttttttgctaaccTGAAAGAACTGCGTTAGGTCCGTATCAACAATAACAAGTTTACCACCATTGTGCAAGGAGCGTTTGATGCGCTGATTACCATGTCTCACCTTCAAATCTTCCACAACCCCCTTCACCTGCTCCTGCAACCTTGAGTGGCTCAGGGACTGGATCGTCAAGTCCTCAATCTCAATCCCTGAGCAAAACAACATCGTCTGCGAGGCTCCTTCCCACCTCAAAGGCACTCAGGTCATCAGCATGCCCAAACTGGACTGCAAGGCCCGTCGGTGTCCATCACAAATCAGCCAAACATCGAAAAACTGAACTCTATATGAGGGATATATGGTCACGCTTTACTGCGAAACAAAAGGAACCCCTAAACCCGTGGTCACGTGGGGAGATATATGCTGGAAACCAACTAATCACATTTCCTTTGCGGCGTTGttgaaaaattgatgttccgATTAATGGGCCACCTACGAGCGGCAGGTTCCTTGTGTTTCAAAATGGCACCTTGATCATCCTCGCATTAGCAAGAAAGAAGACGGAAACTACACATGCTCTGCGTCAACGACATGGGGAAAGCGAGCGCGCCGGTGAGGCTCGCGTTGTGTGGCGGCGCCAAAAGCATGCCATCAATCCCATGCTGGACCCGGAAAGCATCCAGCCATTTACGGAAGACAAACTCGGCTCAAAAGGCTCCAAAAACAGCGTTATTAGCATGTGGCCCAAATCTGAGGAGAAGACAAAGAGCCTTCCAACGGGAACTTCTCTCATTAAGGTGGATAAAGAGCAAGAGAAAGAAGGGACAGATACTCTGCCATTTGTTGGCAAATGCGGAATAAATGATGGCACACAGTACATCTCCAACCACGCTTTCAACCTCAGC contains:
- the islr2 gene encoding LOW QUALITY PROTEIN: immunoglobulin superfamily containing leucine-rich repeat protein 2 (The sequence of the model RefSeq protein was modified relative to this genomic sequence to represent the inferred CDS: inserted 9 bases in 7 codons; deleted 13 bases in 9 codons; substituted 3 bases at 3 genomic stop codons), whose product is MATKYLMLIALGLRXLAAHARCPEQCKCSDKSNHQLTDCAYIGLLEVPVGLLSNVTTLSLXSNKIKVLKSKNFRNVTQVTSLWLAHNEIVTIDRGHLSPLIHLKNLDISHNKIVHFPWEDLTNLTALQLLKMNNNEMVSIPKGTFFFANLKELRXVRINNNKFTTIVQGAFDALITMSHLQIFHNPFTCSCNLEWLRDWIVKSSISIPEQNNIVCEAPSHLKGTQVISMPKLDCKXPSVSITNQPNIEKLNLYEGYMVTLYCETKGTPKPVVTWEIYAGNQLITFPLRRCXKIDVPINGPPTSGRFLVFQNGTLIXPRISKKEDGNYTCSXVNDMGKASAPVRLALCGRQKHAINPMLDPESIQPFTEDKLGSKGSKNSVISMWPKSEEKTKSLPTGTSLIKVDKEQEKEGTDTLPFVGKCGINDGTQYISNHAFNLSLDELKQYTFDFGVIALEVSETEAKVQLNPFQMANAKSNVHLSQQLDLQTVNKEXFSLFQASTKKLPLDMLYLCVSTGNGHSVVQWSKIEEAXQRLSLQGLKPGTNYTLCLTYGGQDCQVQVVFTTRKKIPSLLIIVVVSIFLLALATVPLLGATCCHLLYKYQGKTQVDLRRRKNPDQMEKQIATDFDPRASFAGSEKNFNPSELEEGEAEADGEXGDGEGEDAEGSVVTESIPESQSKTQEEFEVGSEYSDRLPLGAEAVNISAEINGNYKQPR